In one window of Mercurialis annua linkage group LG4, ddMerAnnu1.2, whole genome shotgun sequence DNA:
- the LOC126676142 gene encoding F-box protein At5g39250, with the protein MSYDEALKAVFPLLDGIDLASCMAVCKQWRDAARDDYFWKCLCAKRWPSVCKRPNPPTVTYYKLYQMFYKRQRHQTLLPPRLSFEDLEFFIDIWSEEKLIFSEVIPGPVLLTGIKVPPPGICDILRFHLEGPDYKMTLPVESQVKIPMSQTGSVSVLVGRKDSNKVARIINRSTFDYIDRSAYRAMAFEYLYFSPAHPFIPGIRAWISLLFMEDDNEGAINVFGIEIDFRDAANSMEEVLWLLDMLDWK; encoded by the coding sequence ATGTCCTATGATGAAGCTCTGAAAGCTGTTTTTCCTTTGCTGGATGGTATCGACCTCGCCTCTTGTATGGCAGTGTGCAAACAGTGGAGAGATGCAGCACGGGATGATTACTTTTGGAAATGCCTATGTGCCAAGAGATGGCCTTCAGTTTGCAAGAGGCCTAATCCTCCAACTGTAACCTACTACAAGCTGTATCAAATGTTTTATAAACGACAGCGCCATCAAACACTACTTCCCCCGAGACTTTCTTTTGAAGATTTGGAATTTTTCATTGATATCTGGAGTGAAGAAAAATTGATCTTCTCAGAAGTCATCCCAGGACCTGTTTTGCTGACTGGAATCAAAGTCCCACCGCCAGGAATATGCGACATACTCAGGTTTCACCTTGAAGGTCCTGATTATAAGATGACGCTACCTGTTGAGTCACAGGTTAAAATTCCGATGAGCCAGACTGGGAGTGTTTCAGTCCTTGTGGGGCGCAAAGATAGTAACAAGGTTGCTCGCATAATCAATAGATCTACGTTTGATTATATAGACCGGTCAGCCTATAGGGCTATGGCATTTGAGTACCTTTATTTCTCCCCAGCTCACCCCTTCATCCCAGGTATTCGAGCATGGATTTCTTTGCTCTTCATGGAAGATGACAATGAAGGTGCAATCAATGTTTTTGGGATTGAAATAGATTTCCGTGATGCTGCAAACTCGATGGAGGAGGTTTTGTGGCTACTAGACATGCTTGATTGGAAGTGA
- the LOC126678774 gene encoding NAC domain-containing protein 86-like — MEEFCENSQLEEVDLPSGYKFKPTSVELVVYYLKRKIMGVLGDKLQANTIPTTDVYACNPQHLPFDLFTHGKPDIWFFFSKRRKGKILTSDGYYDLVPCDREAIYEETYNDGSRKRKLVGFMRKLHYHDGKPPKGVQSRWVVEEFRVNPGTIDGEEDDYATRQKVANLVICKVIYNNPSPPEDEEWYEMPDVDICEYDDFENGMIDEEE, encoded by the exons ATGGAGGAGTTTTGCGAGAATAGCCAGCTAGAAGAAGTAGATCTTCCTTCTGGTTACAAGTTCAAACCTACTAGTGTGGAGTTGGTGGTTTATTATCTGAAGAGGAAGATAATGGGAGTCTTGGGAGACAAACTTCAGGCTAATACCATTCCTACAACTGACGTTTACGCCTGCAATCCACAACATCTTCCATTTG ATCTTTTCACGCATGGAAAACCTGATATATGGTTCTTCTTTTCCAAAAGAAGAAAAGGCAAAATACTAACAAGTGATGGCTACTATGATCTTGTACCTTGTGATCGTGAAGCAATATATGAAGAGACTTACAATGATGGTTCAAGAAAGAGAAAGCTTGTTGGTTTTATGAGAAAACTTCACTACCACGATGGAAAGCCACCTAAAGGAGTACAATCTAGGTGGGTTGTTGAAGAATTTAGAGTTAATCCTGGTACAATTGATGGTGAAGAAGATGACTACGCTACTAGACAAAAG GTTGCCAATCTTGTTATTTGCAAAGTTATCTACAACAACCCTTCACCACCGGAAGACGAAGAGTGGTACGAGATGCCTGATGTTGATATTTGTGAATATGATGACTTTGAGAATGGGATGATTGATGAAGAAGAATGA
- the LOC126679290 gene encoding UDP-glycosyltransferase 83A1-like — translation MGNPHILAIPYPAQGHVTPMMELSLYLVKHGFKVTFVNTEYVHSKILNSMAEKDYLNDQISLISIPDGMEPWEERNNLMKLTVGMYQIMPGKLEEVIEKINASEDDKIRCVIADQSMGWALEVADKMKTRRAVFWPAPAAAMCFLFSLQKLIDDGFLDNNGTPLKNQMIQLSPAMPAMNTANFLWTMINNLYLQKIVFSFFLHNAKLVKKEDKIICISSYNLEPGAFTFSPQIIPIGPLLTSNEQGHTTVGNFLTEDSNCLNWLDKQPPKSVIYVAFGSTTIFTKTQFQELALGLELTNKPFLWVVRPDTVTDNISYPEGFQERVKNGKIVNWAPQKQVLSHSAVACFLSHCGWNSVTEGVSNGVPFLCWPYFSDHFIGESYICDFWKVGLRCEKNESGIVTKEEIKNKIEEVVGDESLMVRALGLQEIALESIGEGGHSNDCFKNFMEWIKS, via the exons ATGGGCAATCCACACATTCTAGCCATACCATACCCAGCACAAGGCCATGTGACTCCAATGATGGAGCTCTCTCTGTACTTGGTAAAACACGGATTCAAGGTCACATTCGTCAACACGGAGTATGTTCATAGCAAAATCTTGAATTCCATGGCAGAAAAAGACTATCTAAATGACCAGATTAGTCTAATTTCAATTCCTGATGGGATGGAGCCGTGGGAGGAGAGAAATAACCTGATGAAGCTGACTGTAGGAATGTATCAGATCATGCCGGGGAAGCTTGAAGAGGTTATTGAGAAAATCAATGCATCAGAAGATGACAAGATTAGGTGTGTGATAGCTGATCAGAGTATGGGATGGGCTTTAGAAGTTGCAGACAAGATGAAGACTCGTCGAGCTGTGTTTTGGCCGGCACCAGCTGCTGCTATGTGCTTTTTGTTTAGTTTACAAAAGCTAATCGACGATGGATTCCTTGACAATAACG GAACTCCATTAAAGAATCAGATGATTCAGTTGTCCCCAGCAATGCCAGCCATGAACACTGCAAATTTCTTATGGACAATGATCAACAacttatatttacagaaaatagTCTTCAGTTTCTTTCTTCACAATGCCAAGCTAGtaaaaaaagaagataaaataATCTGCATCTCATCATATAATCTCGAACCCGGAGCATTCACATTCTCCCCTCAAATCATACCAATCGGACCACTGTTAACAAGCAATGAACAAGGTCACACTACAGTAGGAAACTTCTTGACAGAAGATTCAAATTGTTTAAACTGGCTAGACAAACAACCACCAAAGTCAGTAATTTATGTTGCATTTGGTAGCACAACTATTTTTACTAAAACCCAATTTCAAGAACTGGCATTAGGGCTTGAGCTAACCAATAAGCCATTCTTGTGGGTTGTAAGACCAGACACTGTCACTGACAATATTTCATACCCTGAAGGTTTTCAAGAGAGAgtaaaaaatggtaaaatagtGAATTGGGCACCTCAAAAACAGGTTCTTTCACATTCTGCTGTTGCTTGCTTCTTAAGTCACTGTGGTTGGAATTCTGTAACTGAAGGTGTTAGCAATGGTGTTCCTTTCTTGTGTTGGCCTTATTTTTCTGACCATTTTATTGGTGAGAGTTATATTTGTGATTTTTGGAAGGTAGGGTTGAGATGTGAGAAGAATGAGAGTGGGATTGTGACTAAGGAAGAAATCAAGAACAAGATTGAGGAAGTTGTTGGTGATGAGAGTTTGATGGTGAGGGCTTTGGGACTTCAGGAGATTGCTTTAGAAAGTATTGGAGAAGGTGGTCATTCTAATGATTGTTTCAAGAATTTCATGGAATGGATTAAGTCATAG
- the LOC126676667 gene encoding UDP-glycosyltransferase 83A1-like, whose product MGFKHVLVIPYPAQGHVIPMMELSQNFVKHGFKITFVNTDYNHKRVLENNNELLGEEVISLVSIPDGLEPWEDRNDLGILSEAIFSVMPGKLEELIQRINDASEEDEKISCIVADLNMGWALQVAEKMNIRCAAFWPTSAALLSFLFTVPKMIDDQIIDNNGSPLKNQMIEMAPTMPVMSTQNLLWNCIGDSATQKIIFDVVNKNNAAANLADRIICNSAYNLEPGAFSLTPKIQPIGPLLASNRQGDSSGSFWQEDSTCLKWLDQQTQKSVIYIAFGSFTVFDKTQFQELALGLELSGRPFLWVVRPDLISNDSDAYPEGFQERVGSRGLMIRWAPQQKVLSHPSVACFLSHCGWNSTMEGVANGVPFLCWPYFADQFTNESYICDVWKVGLKFDKDENGIIRGVEIQKKVGQILSDEKIMARVLELKELAMLSVGECGQSRQVFNNFIEWMQI is encoded by the exons ATGGGATTTAAACATGTTTTAGTGATACCTTATCCAGCACAGGGCCATGTGATTCCTATGATGGAACTCTCGCAAAATTTTGTAAAACATGGATTCAAAATCACATTTGTTAACACAGATTATAATCACAAGAGGGTGTTGGAGAATAATAATGAATTACTTGGAGAAGAAGTAATCAGTCTGGTTTCAATCCCAGATGGGCTTGAGCCATGGGAAGACAGGAATGATCTTGGCATATTGAGTGAAGCAATTTTTAGTGTTATGCCTGGAAAGCTGGAGGAGCTTATTCAGAGGATTAATGATGCATCGGAAGAAGATGAAAAGATTAGTTGTATTGTTGCTGATTTGAATATGGGATGGGCTCTTCAAGTGGCGGAGAAGATGAACATTCGTTGCGCCGCCTTCTGGCCTACATCAGCTGCTCTGTTGTCGTTTTTATTTACTGTCCCGAAGATGATTGATGATCAAATCATCGACAACAATG GATCTCCATTGAAGAACCAGATGATTGAGATGGCTCCAACAATGCCAGTCATGAGCACTCAAAATTTATTATGGAATTGCATAGGTGACTCAGCCACACAGAAAATTATATTCGATGTTGTAAATAAAAACAACGCCGCCGCGAACCTGGCAGACAGAATAATCTGCAACTCTGCATACAACCTTGAACCTGGAGCATTTTCCCTGACTCCAAAGATTCAACCAATCGGACCACTTCTGGCGAGCAATCGACAAGGAGATTCATCAGGAAGTTTCTGGCAAGAAGATTCAACTTGTTTAAAATGGCTCGACCAACAAACACAAAAGTCAGTCATATACATCGCATTCGGAAGCTTCACTGTTTTTGACAAAACTCAATTTCAAGAGTTAGCCTTAGGGCTCGAACTCTCCGGCAGGCCATTCCTATGGGTCGTCAGGCCGGATTTAATCAGTAACGATTCAGATGCCTATCCTGAAGGATTTCAAGAAAGGGTCGGAAGCCGCGGCCTGATGATTCGATGGGCGCCGCAGCAGAAGGTTCTTAGCCACCCTTCTGTTGCCTGTTTCTTGAGCCATTGTGGTTGGAATTCTACTATGGAAGGAGTAGCTAATGGCGTTCCGTTCTTGTGCTGGCCGTATTTTGCTGATCAGTTTACTAATGAGAGCTATATTTGTGATGTTTGGAAGGTGGGATTGAAGTTTGATAAGGATGAGAATGGAATTATTAGAGGAGTGGAGATTCAGAAGAAGGTGGGACAAATTCTGAGTGATGAAAAGATTATGGCTCGGGTTTTAGAATTGAAAGAATTGGCAATGTTAAGTGTGGGAGAATGTGGTCAATCTAGACAGGTTTTTAATAACTTCATTGAATGGATGCAAATTTAA